The following proteins are co-located in the Euwallacea fornicatus isolate EFF26 chromosome 16, ASM4011564v1, whole genome shotgun sequence genome:
- the Pgant7 gene encoding N-acetylgalactosaminyltransferase 7 — MSFVVYLSRRTRSLRLLAFAAMLIFIIYLLATYDKGAHSSFRIAERLKKSISPSDRATPNLISGLGNFEPTEIEDKDGPGEKGAPHYLQASQQNDAAQSESDYGMNIACSDEISLDRTILDTRLEECKHWDYPKDLPSTSVIIVFHNEGWSVLLRTVHSVLNRTPNYLLKEILLVDDFSDKENLKYDLEKYIEQFDGKVKLIRNTRREGLIRTRSRGAVEAKGDIIVYLDAHCEVNTNWLPPLLAPIYRDRTTMTIPIIDGIDHKTFEYRPVYGEDRHFRGIFEWGMLYKENEVPKKELRKRKYNSEPYKSPTHAGGLFAINRKYFLEIGSYDPGLLVWGGENFELSFKIWQCGGSIEWVPCSRVGHVYRSFMPYNFGKLAQKKKGSLITINYKRVIETWFDEKYKEFFYTREPMARFLDMGDISEQLALKDRLGCKSFQWYMDNVAYDVLDKFPELPPNLHQGELRSVAVNKCMDTLGHGPPSLMAVQHCHGFGNNQLIRLNAKGQLGVGERCIEADAQGIKLAFCRLGTVDGPWIYDEDTHTLLHKVHKKCMALHPQTSHLSLMPCDTNNAYQQWLFKQLTPKW, encoded by the exons ATGTCTTTTGTAGTATATTTGAGCAGAAGAACTCGCAGTTTAAGACTGTTAGCTTTTGCAGctatgttaatatttattatctattTACTAGCCACTTACGATAAAGGGGCACATAGTTCTTTTAGGATTGCTGagagattaaaaaaa AGTATCAGCCCTAGTGATAGAGCTACCCCAAATCTAATTTCAGGCCTTGGTAATTTTGAACCTACTGAAATTGAAGACAAAGATGGTCCTGGAGAAAAGGGAGCCCCACATTATTTGCAAGCTTCTCAACAGAATGATGCTGCACAATCTGAGTCTGATTATGGGATGAATATTGCTTGCTCTGATGAAATTTCCTTAG ATCGCACAATTTTGGATACAAGACTTGAAGAGTGCAAGCATTGGGATTACCCTAAAGATTTGCCAAGTACTAGTGTAATAATTGTCTTTCACAATGAGGGCTGGTCAGTTCTTCTTCGAACAGTTCACAGTGTTTTGAACCGAACTCCCAACTATCTCCTAAAGGAAATCCTATTAGTGGATGATTTTTCAGATaaagagaatttaaaataCGATTTGGAGAAGTACATTGAACAATTTGATGGCAAAGTTAAACTTATCAGGAACACACGGAGGGAAGGATTGATTAGAACTAGGAGCAGAGGGGCTGTGGAAGCAAAGGGAGATATTATTGTATACTTAGACGCACATTGTGAAGTCAACACAAATTGGCTGCCTCCATTGTTAGCTCCTATATACAGAGATAGAACTACAATGACCATTCCAATTATTGATGGAATTGATCATAAAACATTTGAGTATCGTCCCGTTTATGGAGAGGACAGACATTTTAGAG gTATATTTGAATGGGGAATGCTgtataaagaaaatgaagttCCTAAAAAAGAAttacgaaaaagaaaatataatagtGAGCCCTATAAGAGTCCCACACATGCAGGTGGATTATTTGCTATAAATAGGAAATATTTCCTGGAGATTGGGTCTTATGACCCTGGGTTATTGGTTTGGGGGGGTGAGAACTTTGaactgagttttaaaatttggcaatGTGGAGGCAGTATTGAATGGGTACCTTGTTCCAGAGTGG GTCACGTTTACCGTAGTTTTATGCCTTACAATTTCGGTAAATTGgcccaaaagaaaaaagggtCCCTCATCACTATAAATTACAAGCGAGTGATCGAAACTTGGTTTGACGAGAAATACAAAGAGTTCTTCTATACTAGAGAGCCAATGGCACGATTTCTTGATATGGGTGATATTAGCGAGCAATTGGCATTAAAAGACAG ATTGGGCTGCAAGAGCTTCCAATGGTACATGGATAACGTAGCGTATGATGTTTTGGATAAATTCCCAGAATTGCCACCCAATCTACATCAAGGTGAACTCAG gTCAGTAGCTGTTAACAAATGTATGGATACCTTGGGCCATGGACCTCCGTCTTTAATGGCCGTGCAACATTGCCACGGTTTCGGCAACAATCAACTCATCAGACTCAATGCGAAAGGTCAATTGGGGGTGGGAGAACGTTGTATAGAGGCCGATGCGCAAGGGATTAAGCTTGCGTTTTGCAG GTTGGGAACTGTAGACGGTCCATGGATATACGATGAAGATACGCACACCTTATTACACAAAGTGCATAAAAAGTGCATGGCTTTGCATCCGCAAACATCGCATTTATCCTTAATGCCGTGCGATACGAACAATGCATATCAACAATGGTTGTTTAAACAGTTGACTCCAAAGTGGTAA
- the LOC136344190 gene encoding FK506-binding protein 5-like, protein MTNLSRSIGFLVLVVAVISADIKLDENVIDVKKYSDNDVFEEDDAGLQARDKRTIGTLLSGVADLFGYDLNRRPAVHELTPVAYPSSVVNSFPLDPNSQVEQVLARQVAAPARPPAVAPAPAPAPAPAPAAPPVAPSTLTAGVRRAFQLGVNWSNQRQQLGAPAGPPAPAPAPAPAPVAPPPPPPAAPAGPPVAGVRRAYSVGVNWQNLRQTLGNTPGAPAPAAPAPAPPVQGVRRSYQLGLDFTNQRQQLGLAPGQAPPPAPAAAPPRAAPPARPPPPRPAAPPRLPPRAPPRAAPPVRPAAPPRPARPRPAVRANLEIPPQHPSVVERIYFHKDLAPQPLNIVLPKKIEAANIIPVVPAEEEEEEEGEEESEEEQKSPKREEKEEKDEKEEKEDEEETDENEENDSDNETDNETDNETNNETNNEADNDSDNDSDNDSDEEAEEEEEDSEESKHAPREIPRGFTKSELKSHSQPVNSQGLQTANSKEQIYISKKEYRKDGPQKFRIEFPDYSQETRQEEKRDIPPAQLNEIKAFTAYSTQAPKVPIPSPLTVLQIISKDVPKQINKLEQIPLEPHHRAVRSVNISSTPEPTPVAATQIATQAATQVATQTATPESILKVAPQNADSLAKIKAAKFINNQLVNYYNNKFHNDAVVAKESVKNPQLLKEPYYNVEPEAAEGPFQVSYNEEFGLPADAKSTQPETSATSYVQRKHQNILNDLVEHFQDRERYLKGQQAQTNAQIKKDDVGFYHAKVLNGIAKNFEDTAYHLRNREQKLDHEHNKILQALREISSQKDKAQQGQDEVKAEVNRIKEEIELKQSQPVSGEVEVNTKKLEDVELTPASVVSTSGNFEDTHIDDKIKVGNEDIVGRNDEYLEDIHGEEKLKEKLTEVLDKNLHEDKPSFDSDFFFKPRDFVKEIEKLVYPEPLEEIQFHENLEDITEKLDDKAIESTTVDDHQVPEKISEEPEESNDQEDDTEETDEEDSKKENKKEEPEEHSEKEDDSSENAGEDITEKTDEEEQDDKDEEVEEPKTEKPFLAFESEEPKEEVKEDEPKEGHHENESNEDDHDKEENNEEESKEDQATQEPKEEQLKDEELKEEELKEEKHKEEEYKEAEPKEELNEQNPKDDKKFDEFEAKKPVEDKTFEFQFGTLDSENPDYSTSLEELIFGKSQQNEETPEVTTFFETGQNNEEETEDKQETEDDEQKEETEKPEVTTYFQADNNNEQEQAEDEEEPGEETVKPEVTTFFEKIEAKEKPEENTSNKGKEEEAEEETSTTDKEEPEEETPTTDKEELEEETSTTDKEELEEETSTTDKEEPEETSTKDKEEIEEETSTKGKEEPEEETSVKDTEKESEEETSTKDNEEQEIEEEEEEKEESTKEKSFETPSEAPFTAFADIPEQTESSRKGKDELEDGEESTDEKETLEKENQEEDSDEEVNEQIKLDEDKVAEKAEEEIIKDKIAEDSKEPNKEQEENEEEEDEEVESEENESEPKPEVQTDDKNNEEQSEEESKVENGSKKSEQEAAALRQAQEEEDQRKKEENEKALKEYIIDHFDVDIIDGVPVPKGVKDTPRYKEIVESVNSPYEEKDLFNNGYDYGKNAEDFLIRLFDDNVKKLDKVGNAIEEEGEEEAAEEESKKNVTKAEETPCVEDDEDEPEDEQEDVEEKKPIAAKLTYPHEQKFEEIYTDFRNKLSNPNTQDSNKLEVIHPYLHSGGFKQGGVEILENNEKVVTVPYDYDYSSSEKKLVIGVTSTPSPARVKRSLLSRLVKRQAEDDDWTYQPESYDPSFNYNYEVAQPRGGEEVKILRKKDEPLGPKAVVFENESGRQKTYIRVKQKEQEMYG, encoded by the exons ATGACAAATTTGAGCCGTTCCATTGGGTTCCTGGTGCTGGTGGTGGCAGTGATTAGTGCCGATATCAAACTGGACGAGAATGTGATtgatgtgaaaaaatatagTGATAATGATGTGTTCGAGGAGGATGACGCCGGCCTGCAGGCCAGGGATAAAAGGACTATTGGGACGCTTTTGAGCGGGGTGGCTGATTTGTTCGG GTATGACCTCAACAGAAGACCCGCAGTGCACGAACTGACCCCAGTGGCATATCCCTCCTCAGTGGTCAACTCCTTCCCTCTCGACCCTAATAGTCAAGTCGAGCAAGTGTTAGCCAGGCAGGTGGCAGCACCCGCCCGCCCGCCCGCTGTGGCTCCGGCCCCGGCCCCGGCCCCCGCTCCCGCCCCTGCAGCTCCTCCAGTTGCTCCATCCACCCTAACAGCTGGCGTAAGAAGAGCCTTCCAGCTGGGTGTGAACTGGAGTAACCAAAGGCAGCAATTAGGAG CGCCCGCAGGCCCCCCTGCCCCAGCTCCAGCTCCAGCTCCGGCCCCTGTggctcctcctcctcctcccccAGCTGCACCTGCGGGGCCTCCAGTTGCAGGAGTAAGGCGGGCCTATTCAGTTGGCGTGAATTGGCAAAATCTGAGGCAGACTTTGGGCAACACACCTGGAGCCCCCGCTCCTGCAGCCCCAGCCCCAGCTCCCCCTGTGCAAGGTGTCAGGCGATCTTATCAATTGGGCCTGGACTTCACCAATCAGCGTCAGCAGTTAG GATTAGCCCCAGGACAGGCACCGCCACCCGCGCCGGCGGCGGCACCTCCTCGAGCAGCGCCACCTGCCAGGCCGCCTCCACCGCGCCCTGCCGCTCCTCCTAGGCTGCCACCGAGGGCTCCCCCCAGGGCGGCGCCCCCGGTTCGACCCGCAGCTCCCCCACGGCCGGCGCGGCCCCGTCCTGCGGTCAGGGCAAACTTGGAAATACCTCCCCAGCACCCCTCTGTAGTTGAACgcatttattttcacaaagaCCTAGCTCCACAGCCTCTCAACATCGTGCTTCCGAAAAAGATCGAAGCCGCGAACATAATCCCTGTAGTGCCAGCCGAGGAGGAAGAGGAGGAAGAAGGAGAAGAGGAGAGCGAGGAGGAGCAAAAGAGCCCGAAACgtgaagaaaaagaagaaaaagatgaaaaagaggaaaaagagGACGAGGAAGAAACTGATGAAAATGAGGAGAATGATAGTGATAATGAGACGGACAACGAAACAGATAATGAGACGAATAATGAGACGAATAATGAGGCGGATAACGATTCCGATAACGATTCGGATAATGACTCGGACGAAGAGGCCGAGGAAGAGGAGGAAGACAGTGAGGAAAGCAAGCACGCTCCAAGGGAGATTCCTAGAGGTTTTACAAAGTCGGAGCTTAAATCCCACAGTCAACCTGTCAACAGTCAAGGGCTGCAGACCGCAAACAGCAAAGAACAAATCTACATTTCGAAAAAAGAGTACCGCAAGGATGGACCCCAAAA gtttcGCATAGAATTTCCTGACTATTCTCAAGAGACTCGGCAGGAAGAGAAACGGGACATTCCGCCAGCACAACTGAATGAAATCAAGGCGTTCACGGCATACAGCACACAAGCGCCGAAAGTACCGATTCCGAGCCCCCTAACAGTACTTCAGATCATTTCTAAGGATGTGCCAAAGCAGATAAATAAACTAGAACAAATTCCACTAGAACCTCATCATAGAGCTGTAAGAAGTGTTAACATCAGTTCCACCCCAGAACCTACGCCGGTAGCAGCCACTCAAATAGCTACTCAAGCAGCCACTCAAGTAGCTACTCAAACAGCCACTCCCGAAAGCATCCTCAAAGTTGCCCCTCAGAACGCAGACTCACTTGCCAAAATCAAGGCAGCAAAGTTCATCAATAATCAATTGGTCAActattacaataataaatttcataatgaCGCTGTGGTGGCCAAAGAATCAGTGAAAAATCCCCAACTCCTTAAGGAGCCCTATTACAATGTTGAGCCCGAGGCTGCGGAGGGGCCCTTCCAGGTTTCTTATAATGAAGAGTTCGGGCTGCCTGCTGATGCCAAGTCAACCCAACCTGAAACATCTGCCACTAGCTATGTGCAACGCAAACATCAAAACATCCTAAAtgatctcgttgagcacttccaGGATCGGGAAAGGTATTTGAAGGGCCAACAGGCCCAAACCAATGCACAAATCAAGAAGGATGACGTCGGTTTTTATCATGCGAAGGTTCTGAATGGCATTGCGAAAAATTTCGAGGATACGGCTTATCACTTACGAAACAGAGAACAAAAACTGGATCACGAACACAATAAAATCCTTCAAGCTTTACGGGAAATTTCTAGCCAAAAAGATAAGGCCCAACAAGGACAAGATGAAGTGAAGGCAGAAGTTAATAGAATCAAGGaggaaattgaattaaaacaaTCGCAGCCGGTGAGTGGAGAGGTTGAAGTTAATACTAAGAAACTTGAGGATGTAGAATTAACCCCTGCAAGTGTTGTTAGTACATcaggaaattttgaagataccCACATTGATGACAAAATTAAAGTGGGTAATGAAGATATTGTAGGGCGCAATGATGAGTATCTGGAAGACATTCATGGAGAGGAAAAGTTGAAGGAAAAACTAACAGAAGTTTTAGACAAAAACCTGCACGAAGATAAGCCATCATTTGATTCGGACTTCTTCTTCAAACCTAGAGACTTTgtcaaagaaattgaaaaattagtcTATCCAGAACCTTTAGAAGAAATCCAGTTCCACGAAAATTTAGAGGATATCACTGAAAAACTCGATGATAAAGCGATCGAAAGTACTACAGTTGATGATCACCAAGTGCCCGAAAAGATCTCTGAAGAGCCTGAAGAGAGCAATGACCAAGAAGATGACACTGAAGAGACCGACGAGGAAGATAGtaagaaagaaaataaaaaagaggaACCAGAGGAACATAGTGAGAAAGAAGACGATTCAAGTGAGAACGCAGGAGAAGACATAACAGAAAAAACAGATGAGGAAGAACAAGACGATAAAGACGAAGAAGTTGAGGAACCTAAAAcggaaaaaccatttttagcTTTTGAAAGTGAAGAACCTAAGGAGGAAGTTAAGGAAGATGAACCAAAAGAAGGACACCATGAGAACGAAAGCAACGAGGACGATCATGATAAAGAAGAAAACAATGAAGAAGAATCAAAGGAAGACCAGGCGACTCAAGAACCAAAGGAAGAACAGCTTAAAGATGAAGAACTTAAAGaggaagaattaaaagaagaaaagcATAAGGAAGAAGAGTACAAGGAAGCGGAACCTAAAGAAGAATTAAATGAACAAAACCCTAAGGACGACAAAAAATTCGACGAATTTGAGGCAAAGAAGCCTGTAGAAGAcaaaacatttgaatttcaatttggtACGCTTGATAGCGAAAACCCAGATTATTCCACGTCTCTTGAGGAATTGATATTTGGAAAATCTCAACAAAATGAGGAAACACCTGAAGTAACTACGTTTTTCGAAACAGGtcaaaataatgaagaagaaaCCGAAGACAAACAAGAAACGGAAGATGATGAGCAAAAAGAAGAGACAGAAAAACCAGAGGTAACAACTTACTTCCAAGCAGACAACAACAATGAACAAGAACAAGCTGAAGATGAAGAGGAGCCTGGGGAAGAAACTGTGAAACCAGAAGTAACGacgttctttgaaaaaattgaagctaAAGAAAAACCAGAAGAAAACACGTCCAACAAAGGTAAAGAAGAAGAGGCGGAAGAAGAAACGTCCACCACAGATAAAGAAGAACCAGAAGAAGAAACTCCCACCACAGATAAAGAAGAACTAGAAGAAGAAACTTCCACCACAGATAAAGAAGAATTAGAAGAAGAAACTTCCACCACAGATAAAGAAGAACCAGAAGAAACGTCTACCAAAGATAAAGAAGAAATAGAAGAAGAAACGTCCACCAAAGGTAAAGAAGAACCAGAAGAAGAAACGTCTGTCAAAGACACAGAAAAAGAATCAGAAGAAGAAACGTCTACCAAAGATAATGAAGAACAAGAGATAGAAGAGGAGGAAGAAGAAAAGGAGGAGTCGACGAAGGAAAAGTCTTTTGAAACACCCAGTGAGGCTCCGTTTACCGCATTCGCCGATATACCAGAGCAAACTGAGAGTAGCCGAAAAGGGAAAGATGAACTGGAAGACGGGGAAGAATCAACAGACGAGAAAGAAACACttgaaaaagaaaaccaaGAAGAGGATTCTGATGAAGAAGTAAATGAGCAGATTAAGTTAGACGAAGATAAAGTCGCCGAAAAAGCCGAAgaagaaattattaaagataaaattgcTGAAGACTCTAAAGAACCCAATAAAGAACAAGAAGAAAATGAGGAGGAGGAAGATGAAGAAGTTGAATCTGAAGAAAATGAATCGGAACCAAAACCTGAAGTGCAAACTGatgataaaaataacgaaGAGCAAAGCGAAGAGGAATCTAAAGTCGAAAACGGaagtaaaaaatcagaacaGGAAGCAGCCGCCTTAAGACAGGCACAAGAGGAAGAAGACCAGcgcaaaaaagaagaaaacgaAAAGGCCCTTAAAGAGTACATCATCGATCATTTTGACGTTGATATAATCGACGGGGTTCCGGTGCCCAAGGGCGTCAAAGACACTCCTCGTTATAAAGAAATAGTGGAAAGTGTGAATAGCCCTTACGAAGAGAAGGATCTCTTTAACAATGGATATGATTACGGAAAAAATGCTGAAGACTTTCTAATAAGACTTTTTGATGATAATGTGAAGAAATTGGATAAGGTTGGGAATGCTATTGAAGAGGAAGGGGAGGAAGAGGCGGCAGAAGAGGAATCTAAAAAAAACGTTACGAAGGCCGAGGAAACGCCTTGTGTTGAGGATGATGAAGATGAACCAGAGGATGAACAAGAGGATGTTGAAGAGAAAAAACCAATTGCCGCAAAGCTTACGTACCCCCatgaacaaaaatttgaagaaatttatacGGATTTTCGCAATAAACTCTCAAACCCAAACACCCAAGATAGTAACAAACTTGAAGTGATCCACCCCTACCTCCACAGTGGAGGTTTTAAACAGGGAGGTGTAGAAATACTGGAAAACAACGAAAAAGTTGTAACAGTACCTTATGATTATGATTACAGTAGCAGTGAAAAAAAGCTGGTGATAGGAGTTACCTCCACTCCTTCTCCAGCTCGAGTAAAGAGAAGTCTTCTGAGCAGGTTAGTGAAACGACAAGCGGAGGATGATGATTGGACTTACCAGCCAGAAAGCTATGATCCTAGCTTCAATTACAATTATGAAGTGGCTCAACCTAGAGGAGGAGAAGAAGTGAAAATACTGAGGAAGAAGGATGAGCCTTTGGGTCCTAAAGCTGTGGTGTTTGAAAACGAAAGTGGTAGACAAAAGACTTACATTAGAGTAAAGCAAAAAGAACAAGAAATGTATGGGTAG
- the LOC136343909 gene encoding mitochondrial 2-oxodicarboxylate carrier, with amino-acid sequence MSDIQKLLKEAAIQICSGGSAGFVEVCIMHPLDLVKTRLQIQNSRGVNREDPKHYSGMFDCLRKMYKQEGITSYWKGIVPPILAETPKRACKFFTFEQYKQFFLLGAPAPTPLTFSLAGFGAGVTEAILVNPFEVVKVTLQANRGVGKELPSTWSVTKNIVSKHGFGLQGVFKGVSATIWRNGLFNMVYFGFYHSVKGWLPECKDEIQEFLRKVSIGFVSGTLASCLNIPFDVAKSRIQGPQPVPGEIKYKGTFKSLCIVYKEEGYLALYKGLVPKIMRLGPGGAIMLVVYDYVHSYLTANFK; translated from the exons ATGTCAGACATTCAAAAGCTGCTCAAAGAAGCAGCCATTCAGATTTGCTCAGGGGGTTCTGCGG gaTTTGTGGAAGTGTGTATAATGCATCCCCTAGATCTGGTCAAAACCCGACTGCAAATACAAAATAGCAGAGGGGTAAATAGAGAAGATCCAAAACATTACTCGGGGATGTTTGATTGTctcagaaaaatgtacaaGCAAGAAGGTATCACGTCTTATTGGAAAGGAATTGTACCGCCTATTTTGGCTGAGACTCCTAAAAGAGCTTGTAAA tttttcactTTTGAACAGTACAAACAATTCTTTTTATTAGGAGCACCAGCCCCCACACCCTTG ACATTTTCTCTAGCTGGATTTGGGGCTGGTGTAACTGAGGCCATTTTAGTGAACCCATTTGAGGTGGTAAAAGTTACTTTGCAAGCGAACAGAGGGGTGGGCAAAGAATTGCCAAGCACCTG gagtgtaactaaaaatattgtcTCAAAACATGGCTTTGGCCTTCAGGGCGTGTTTAAGGGAGTTAGCGCCACCATTTGGAGGAACGGTCTTTTCAATATGGTTTATTTTGGGTTTTACCATTCAGTTAAAGGGTGGTTGCCTGAGTGTAAG GATGAAATTCAAGAATTCTTAAGGAAAGTGTCTATAGGGTTTGTGTCTGGTACTTTAGCTTCATGTCTTAACATACCTTTTGATGTTGCCAAATCGCGAATACAAGGGCCTCAGCCAGTGCCTGgagaaattaaatacaaagGCACTTTTAAGAGTCTATGCATTGTATACAAGGAGGAAGG ATATTTGGCCCTGTATAAAGGACTTGTACCTAAGATTATGAGGCTTGGCCCTGGGGGCGCCATTATGTTGGTGGTTTATGATTATGTGCACTCGTATTTGACTGCCAACTTTAAGTAG
- the LOC136343907 gene encoding uncharacterized protein: protein MSKQDLLNQYKHDLNKIKSQAKSSGLSEDEFNKLVEGSFQEIKTSNVNQKNNQKQFKICILISLLFSLVFYVLLNIHTPTSSIVLRNVQGFTYPALKIIRTVSLPLIKLFPSLTDLYDESCLVKNPHFYLADLDCTPCENVHSVIDLSGIASVNPYEKVSEGIPLVLKTFQHKVLWKDLQKLYQNHSSILKHEIGQFLIKNINVNPEVLFTFKEEQMSSNVHIEWRIKKMAAARIIRKLFRKPNFFPDRSGQDIERFVYIDGPIAESYSLPNPECSYVFIIQGMGERTITLKPTKECQKQCKTVSVMMRPSYVLLYNWWYWRPVSLPSYTNSNLSISYMNSYC, encoded by the exons ATGTCCAAACAAGATCTCCTAAACCAATACAAACATgatctaaataaaattaaatcacaGGCAAAATCTTCAGGCCTGAGCGAGgatgaatttaataaacttgttGAGGGCTCATTTCAAGAAATTAAGACTTCAAATGTGAatcaaaaaaacaaccaaaaacaatttaaaatatgcattcTCATATCTCTGCTGTTCAGTCtggtattttatgttttattgaaCATACACACACCAACATCCAGCATTGTTCTAAGAAACGTACAGGGTTTTACATATCCTGCATTAAAAATCATAAGAACTGTGTCTTTACCTTTAATTAAGTTATTTCCTTCTTTAACAG ACTTATATGATGAAAGTTGTCTGGTGAAGAACCCACATTTCTATTTGGCGGATTTAGACTGCACACCATGTGAAAATGTACATTCTGTTATTGATTTGTCAGGGATAGCCAGTGTTAATCCCTATGAAAAAGTCAGTGAAGGAATTCCTTTGGTATTAAAA ACATTTCAACATAAAGTGCTGTGGAAGGATctacaaaaattatatcaaaatcATTCTTCAATTCTTAAGCATGAAATTGgacaatttttgataaaaaatataaatgttaaCCCAGAAgtgttatttacatttaaagaaGAACAAATGTCTTCCAATGTCCATATTGAGTGGAGAATCAAGAAAATGGCTGCTGCTAGGATTATTAGGAAACTTTttcgaaaaccaaattttttccCTGATAG ATCTGGGCAAGATATCGAAAGGTTTGTTTATATTGATGGTCCTATTGCCGAATCATACTCACTGCCTAATCCTGAATGTAGCTATGTGTTCATTATACAGGGAATGGGGGAAAGAACTATTACACTCAAACCAACTAAGGAGTGTCAAAAGCAATGTAAAACTGTATCAGTAATGATGAGACCTTCATATGTAT TGCTCTATAATTGGTGGTATTGGAGACCAGTTAGTCTTCCCAGCTATACCAATTCCAACTTATCCATATCTTATATGAATTCTTATTGCTGA
- the Nle gene encoding notchless protein homolog 1, translating to MSSETEIQRLLCRFVSENGDPAGDMLDLPLNCTLDQLTLICNAILHQEEPVPYRFYIKEDEITSTLQKTLELAPLNTEGIVDIIYQEQAVFKVRPVTRCTASMPGHAEAVISVSFSPDGKHLASGSGDTTVRFWDVNTQTPYQTCKGHKNWVLCISWSPDSSKLASACKDGKIIMWDPKTGNQIGRTMAGHKQWITALSWEPYHKNPECRLLASSSKDGDIKIWDSVLCTTVLTISGHTKCVTVVKWGGMGLIYSASQDRTIKVWRATDGVLCRTLEGHAHWVNTLALNTDYILKIGGFDPVKDSNKDTFMTDKKKSQAFALQRFKEVTEPIGERLVSGSDDFTLFLWDPEKDKKPLARLTGHQQLVNDVKFSPDGRIVASASFDKSIKLWDAKTGKFLTTLRGHVQAVYMVAFSADSRLMVSGSADSTLKLWNLKTRKLEIDLPGHADEVFAVDWSTDGLRVASGGKDKVLRLWQN from the coding sequence ATGTCGTCTGAAACCGAAATCCAACGACTCTTATGTCGTTTTGTATCTGAAAATGGTGATCCAGCTGGAGACATGTTGGACCTGCCCCTCAATTGCACCCTAGATCAGCTAACATTAATATGCAACGCTATATTACATCAAGAAGAACCTGTACCTTATCGCTTCTATATTAAAGAGGACGAAATAACCAGTACTCTTCAAAAAACTTTAGAGCTTGCTCCATTAAACACTGAAGGAATAGTGGATATCATTTACCAAGAGCAAGCAGTATTTAAAGTACGTCCAGTTACAAGATGTACGGCTTCTATGCCTGGACATGCAGAGGCAGTAATTTCAGTCAGTTTTTCTCCTGATGGAAAGCATTTGGCAAGTGGTTCTGGAGATACAACAGTGAGATTTTGGGATGTAAATACACAAACTCCTTATCAAACTTGTAAAGGTCATAAAAATTGGGTGTTGTGTATATCCTGGTCTCCAGATAGTAGCAAATTAGCATCTGCATGTAAggatggaaaaataattatgtggGATCCAAAAACTGGCAATCAAATTGGAAGAACTATGGCAGGACATAAACAGTGGATAACAGCCCTCAGCTGGGAGCCTTACCATAAAAACCCTGAATGTAGATTACTGGCCAGTTCATCGAAAGATGGAGATATAAAGATTTGGGATTCAGTACTTTGCACTACAGTCTTAACAATATCTGGCCATACAAAGTGTGTAACAGTAGTTAAATGGGGAGGAATGGGCTTAATTTACTCAGCTTCACAGGATAGGACTATTAAAGTTTGGAGAGCCACTGATGGTGTGCTATGCCGAACTTTGGAAGGACATGCCCATTGGGTTAACACGTTAGCTTTAAACActgattatattttaaaaataggagGATTTGATCCAGTGAAAGATTCCAACAAAGATACATTTATGACTGATAAAAAGAAGTCACAAGCATTTGCTTTACAGCGCTTTAAAGAAGTAACTGAACCTATAGGAGAGAGACTTGTTTCAGGCTCAGATGACTTCACTTTGTTCTTATGGGACCcagaaaaagacaaaaagCCACTGGCTCGTCTTACTGGTCACCAACAATTAGTCaatgatgtaaaattttcccCTGATGGCAGAATAGTAGCATCTGCATCATTTGACAAATCTATTAAACTGTGGGATGCTAAGACAGGCAAATTTCTGACAACTTTAAGAGGGCATGTACAAGCAGTTTATATGGTGGCATTTAGTGCTGATTCAAGATTAATGGTTAGTGGAAGTGCAGATTCTACTTTAAAACTGTGGAACTTAAAAACCAGGAAATTAGAAATTGATTTACCAGGGCATGCTGATGAGGTGTTTGCAGTGGATTGGAGTACAGATGGATTAAGAGTGGCCTCTGGTGGAAAAGATAAGGTTTTAAGATTGTGGCAGAATtaa